One genomic region from Balaenoptera acutorostrata chromosome 1, mBalAcu1.1, whole genome shotgun sequence encodes:
- the LOC130708939 gene encoding late cornified envelope protein 7A-like, protein MTLIATGGKWKVQIAVCSGSSSQVSCQQNQQKCQLPAKCLPKYPPKHPPKAPQALAPCPPPAPSCCVPSCCISGFGSCCSLVSHRFPSVYLCQPQPSNCCEVELSGCSSCCHGFGGYS, encoded by the exons ATGACTCTTATTGCAACAGGGGGTAAGTGGAAGGTCCAGATTGCTGTCTGCTCAGGCTCCTCCTCTCAG GTGTCCTGCCAACAAAACCAGCAGAAGTGCCAGCTCCCTGCCAAGTGCCTCCCCAAATATCCACCCAAGCACCCCCCAAAGGCTCCTCAGGCCCTggctccctgcccccctcctgccccctcctgctgtgtccccagctgcTGTATTTCTGGCTTTGGAAGCTGCTGCTCTCTGGTGTCCCACCGGTTTCCAAGTGTCTACCTATGCCAGCCCCAGCCTTCCAACTGCTGTGAGGTGGAGCTTTCTGGATGTTCCAGTTGCTGCCATGGTTTTGGGGGCTACAGCTGA